In Diadema setosum chromosome 2, eeDiaSeto1, whole genome shotgun sequence, the DNA window ACCAGGAGTGCAGCCATTCTGAGGACAGTTCTCCAATGGACGGAGAGGACGAAGGCGAAGCCAGACCAGTCAAAAGGATGAGCCCGCTTGGATGCGAGAGTCCAAATAAAACAGACGCCTCACCGGAAAGTAAAAACGATAGCAAACCAAAGGGAGCCCCTAAAGGAGCGTCTGGCGGACCTCCTAAGCCAGCCCCCAAACCATCCCTGAAACCAAAAGAAACAGCGAAAAACGGTTCCCGATCGACTGATGGAAAAGGACAGGGGAAACAGTCTCCCCGCGAAACGAAAGACAAGGACAAAGCAAAGGCGAAGGAAGTCAGTCCTTCACAGGCAGTTGGGCTTGGAGCAGTATCTAGATCTGAGAAATCATCTGGAACAGTTCCTTCATCCAAGAAGAGTGATGACACTGCTGAATCCAGCAAATCCAAGGCGAGACACGTTTCCAAAACAGCAATAGTTCTTCTCGACCCGGAGGCTGAATTTAAAGATGGAAATACCGTTAAAAAGAGGTCAAATTTCCTTCCTCAGCAACAGCCGATAGAGGTCCCACTATCATATGTAGATAAGAATGGTTGCATCACTCTAACACCCGATCCAAAGCTTGCTCCAGAGGCCTTTAAAGCTGGAAAAACAATCACATTTAAGGTGCGAGCAGCAACCGAGCAGTCATCAACCAACCCTGATGGTTCCATGGTCTTCACACCAACTCCAAGCCCTTCCTCCAGACCCACGATGGGCAAAACCGTCATGCGCGTTGCGTCCACTGAATCGCCGCCCGTCAGCATAGCGGCAGAAGAAATTGGACACGAGCACCAGATACAGGTCAGTCCCGAGGGAATAATTCGACTCAGCAAGAGGAAACCTGTACCCATGCAGGTCTTCATGCCCCAATttcaacagcagcagcagcagcagcctcAGCAGCAAAGTGCCACGATTAGACTTACGAGTGGCGGTGGCAGCACTCAGGGGGAGCACGATACCTGCCCCAACTGCCATCGCAAGGCCCATTCAGGTGTAGCTCAGCAGCACGTTCAACCGTCGTCAAACGTCGCCAGTAATGTGAGAGTTATTCACATGTCACCTGGTATCACGCCATCGCCCGTCCCGCCCTCTACGCAGGGCCGAGTCCAGGTCATACAGAGACAGGACTCTGGTCATTCTTCTCCTCCGACTGCGAGACAGCAGGTTTTTGTTCAGCAAGAGCCAATCCAAGTTCCTCAAAACCGGCCAGGCCAGGTGATCATCAAACGTCAGGACTCTGGACAGTTGCGTGTTCAAACAGTTCAGATGCAGCCGGAGCAAGATTACCAGCCGTTTTACCATCAGCAGGTAAATTATCCCCAGGAGATCTACCAGCAACAGGGATACACTCAGCCAAGCTACCCTCACCAGGTCATTACCAGTTCGAACCAGGGGATGCCTACCACCATTCGTCTCGGAGGACAGAGTGGTGAGACGATATCCATACCAATCCATCCCGGGACCCAGACAGTCCAGCGTCAGGTCATTCACCAGTCTGGAGCACCGACCATGCAACAGATGCAACCGATGCAACCAATGCAACCAAGTGGTGGCTCTGGAGTGACAACGATCAGGTTTGGAGACGGCGCGCCGATCAAAGTGACTCCAGGACAGGGGATGCGGTTCGTTATCAATCCAAAATGATTTCTATGAGTTAAAACCACTCGGAAATGATTCACGACACCCACATCCTAGAATTAGAAAGAAACAATGTAACAGACTGACCGGACTTCAGAGAATATTGCTGATCTTTAAGGTTTTCACACTAACGGataatttctcatctctttTGAGACATACAGCCTTGAATGTGATAATCGTTTCAGAAACTTCAGAGTTCGATGGCTGTTTCTTGTAATATCTGTTTTGTTTAATATTACTTGATAAGGCATGCGATTGAATTATGGCGCTGAAATTCAATCTAGAGACACAGTTTAAAGGACAAAGCTTCTCTTATTGTTTCAACGTAAGTTCCGCTGACTCAAGTGTTTGCTGCAGGTCGGAGAAAGATTGTCGAGAAATTTGAGTACTAGTAGAAGTATTTTTACGTTATTTTAGATTTCAAAGGGTACACTATATACAATAACCCTCATGTATTATGTCGGTTTTCGAGATACCTGGATGTAAGTGATGAATAACAAAATGACGCCATCGAAAATTCAAAAGGCTGTTACACATGTAATTCATGACACTGTAGTGCCAAGATTCAGTAGACGTATGGATTTCAGTCCAAGTGGTAAGGCAATGACATTGGCATTCCAAGTGTTAAATTGTGTGGACAGGTTTATGTCTTCAATAATAGCGTGATTGCTTGTAGAATAGCATGAATTCTATCGAAATGGATTCAATGATTAGTGAAAAGTGCTTGAATAGCTTGGATATATGCGATAACATGATACGGTCTatataaattttgatatattcattcattataaTTAGAGATTGTGGGAGGGAGGGAAATATACAGAAACATAGGTCTAGTCTAGAAATCTCGTGAAATAGTGGCGCCTTGAACAACAAGTCTAGCAGATTTGGGAAAGAGACTGCCGAAGTAATAATCTGATGATGAtctgaatatctcaaaattgacgtgctcaaaaaaaaaaaaaaagtaaaaacgcAGAATATTAATGCAGAACCTACTTCGTGTCGGGTGTAATCAGTATGTCATGATTAATCTCCTATGACAACTTAAAAGTACAGTATTGATGCTAGGACTTTCGAAGTAGTGAAATCTGTAAGAATTATAAGGAGTATATCGATGGGATATTTTCATGGGTTAATACTTTAGAAGACCAGTAACAAGTAGCCTATGCCATAACAGTTGCACTGCCACTTATGCAGTTACAGGGTTGAGTCTAGTTTCAAGTGAACAGTTCAGTACTTTTAAAATGGTAATGTATCCGCTTCATCAGTTGGTAAAAGAGTGCTTCCAGGGAACATTACTATCTCCATGTAAAAGACGCGGTAAAACGTAATGTAAAAAACAGCGAGCATGGACAACCGCATTAACCAATAATCGTGTAATCTTTAACGGATACACGTTTCGTGTTTACGGCAAAGTACTAATGGAGTGCTCAACGAGCTACAGCAAAGAGCACGATTCAAAATTGAGTACAATTAGTGCACATGGTATCATTTACTGTACTTCGTAGCTCAAGAAAAAGTATCGTTAAGAATTTGTTACTCTCTGTTGTAAGATAAAGGGAGACAGCTTGTTGGATCCCATGTTCAAATGTTTGAAATCTGAGGAAAAGTCGATTTATTGTTCGAAATGTTGTTTCGTTGGAAATTGAATGATTGTAAATGACGTGACGTCAAAAATCACAAGGTGACCTCCCGACAAAGAGAAACGGGACTCTTCGTTTCAACTGTCTTGTTAGCAGTTTAGCAGAAGGCTCTGTCTTTTAGTTCCGAAATAGTAGAGTGGTACATTCATCATTTATCAGTGAATGTTCACTTGTATcatgatgaaaatgttttgaaatgctgttttcctctcttttctgATGTATTGATGCCAAAACGACAAACAGAAGTGTTACGCTCACGTAAAAGTGAATGTAGTCATAAAAGGTGTTTTACATTTCGTACATGTATCTTACTTTCAAGAGATTAGACTGGGTTACAGAGTTCAGTGTATTATAGCGCGATTATCTTAAATTGAACATAATGTATATAAAGCGTATTAATGTAAATTAGGCATTTTAACCGCTATACAAGGCAAGACAATTTGTGCAATTTCATTCTACTTTTTAAATTTCCAGGAATATGTCATTCACAGGAACAAATGATTgtaaattcaacattttcaggAAAAGTTATATTGTTGTCTTAAAGCAAATCTTTGCTGACATGTAGAAGGTAGAAAAAGACAAATCTTAAAGACTGCGcaaaaaaatgtacacacacaaagtacGATGATGAGCACTTCTGTGGAAATTTTACGCTCTTTTAATGATTCCTTGGCGTGACTTTGAGCCGCATTGATTTGCTCACGGTTGCTAACTCATTTTGCAAGAATCTGATCACAAAGTGTAATGAATACATTTAGTGTGTTTTTAGAGTTTGTGGTCAAACAGATAAAATTTTATTGCCCACACTCTGTCCTATATTAGAAATTTTCCCATCGCTTTCCTAACTGAATACCGTGACGTGCTGCTCACTTTTGGTGCTGTTGATTAACGAAGACAATATAGGGATcagggagaaaaagaagaagaagatgtttTTCTTCGCTATATATACGTTGATTTAACTAACTTTATTTGGAGAGAGCTCTTATTCGAGTTTCCTTCTTTATCAGTGTCTTAAGCGAATTCAGTTAGCTTTATTTTGAATATTAGTACAGTATTAGGCTTGATCTCATTGCCTATTTTGTCACAGATGCGAAAAAGTAGAGTTATGTACAAGAGACGTTCCACAAACAATAAAGACGTTGTGAAGTTAACGAAATATTCTTGCGCTTCATTGCTTGATCGATTCTATGTCTTTCTGTTCTTGTACTTTGTATTTGGCTataaatcaaatgaacttttaaaACTTG includes these proteins:
- the LOC140246129 gene encoding uncharacterized protein — its product is MEHGQGSGSGTPVNVDSDENPDSYNKMKYHASKMDLNLRILRDQMSNLKDTGDTLSRQMASMYRNFQKVKEDDTVSGDGDSEDSGDDNMGGRSCVDTEDDVNQMTDLDADESSISSRRGPLPQGQLANLQRKRAAQNGSKNVNSRGKGQDNQRSQQNASRINNLNVRDRNDNDVSSDITTTTTRNVPQSAMDGDVEDASDDDTLSESECSGNCLCCSSIASYQGIPWTIRRPSSAETTEYDSDSSECSDYEDDRYRSRKTPLHARLSPFFHQECSHSEDSSPMDGEDEGEARPVKRMSPLGCESPNKTDASPESKNDSKPKGAPKGASGGPPKPAPKPSLKPKETAKNGSRSTDGKGQGKQSPRETKDKDKAKAKEVSPSQAVGLGAVSRSEKSSGTVPSSKKSDDTAESSKSKARHVSKTAIVLLDPEAEFKDGNTVKKRSNFLPQQQPIEVPLSYVDKNGCITLTPDPKLAPEAFKAGKTITFKVRAATEQSSTNPDGSMVFTPTPSPSSRPTMGKTVMRVASTESPPVSIAAEEIGHEHQIQVSPEGIIRLSKRKPVPMQVFMPQFQQQQQQQPQQQSATIRLTSGGGSTQGEHDTCPNCHRKAHSGVAQQHVQPSSNVASNVRVIHMSPGITPSPVPPSTQGRVQVIQRQDSGHSSPPTARQQVFVQQEPIQVPQNRPGQVIIKRQDSGQLRVQTVQMQPEQDYQPFYHQQVNYPQEIYQQQGYTQPSYPHQVITSSNQGMPTTIRLGGQSGETISIPIHPGTQTVQRQVIHQSGAPTMQQMQPMQPMQPSGGSGVTTIRFGDGAPIKVTPGQGMRFVINPK